AAAGGGCATTTTCCGTGGAATCCGTCGAGCCGTCATTCACGACGATCAATTCGTAATCTTTATAAGACTGCCCCAGCACGCTATTGACGGCGGCAGCTATGAACCTTTCGCAGTTATATGCGGGTATAACGACGCTTACCTTTGGCATATCATCCTTGGGCTGATTTCTTCATTAATTCCAGCCCTTCTTTTACGGTCAAAAGCTTTATCTTCAGTTCTCTTTCGATCTTGGCGGTGTTATAGCTCGTGTTGCTCGGACGAGGCGCCAAATCTTTGAATGCGGCGCTTGAAACGGAGCTGATGAGGGCGCGGTTTAACCCAAAGATATCCGCCACAAGAAGGGCAAACTCATACCGGTTCAAGATATCTTTCCCGGCTATATGATAAAGCCCCTCCTTGCCCGATCTTATAAGGGCCCATATTATCTCGGCGCAACTGGTATTTAACAACGGATTTTCAAAGACATCGTTCACCATCTTCACCCCTTCGCCGCGGCCAAGCTTCTGGATCAACCAGGTAACGGGATTAGACCGCTCATTTTTGTTATTCCAGCCATACATCAGTATCGGCCTGACGATGAGGTGCTTCAAGCCGCTCTCCCTGACGATCTTTTCCCCTTCCAGTTTCATCTCGCCGTATTTGTTGATGGGCGAGGGCTTATCGTCCTCCGAATAGGGGGCGGACTTGCCGTCAAAAACCGCGTTTGTGGATATGAAGGCCATCTCCGAGCCGTATTCCCTGCATAATTCCGTAATGACCTGCGTGCCGAATACGTTTGAATTCCGGGCAACATCGTAATTTCGCTCGCAATAATCTACGCTTGCGGCGCCGGCCGTGTGTATGACGACCTGGGGCCTTGCCTTGTCAAAGAGACTGCGCATTTCGTCCTTTTTGCAGATATCGGCCTTATGGTAGGCGACATTTGCCCCGTCTTGCATGTTATAGGCGCCGATATAGGCGGCACCTATCTTGGCATCCCCGCCGGTCTCGATAAGCGCTTTTCCCAGCAATCCCGTGCCGCCGGTGATCAATATCCTGTTTTTTCCCATTATCCTTCCCTTAACCCGTACCATGCGTAACATGCTTTAAGAAGACTAAATAATCCGGCGGGGAGAAAAATTCCTTAATATTAAATTCGGGGTACTCCTTAGTCCCAAGCGCGGCAACAAGCTTCTCCTTGAAATCGTCCGCAAAAGAAACCTCTAAATAGTCCCTTATAAAATACTCGAGCCCCAAAGAAATACCCTCGGGGATGTAATACAGCGTTTTAACGCCCAGTGAGAGGGCTTCAAACACTACCGTTGACGCGGAGGTGACCAGCAAAAAACAATCCTCCAGCAGTCCACTCATGTCTTTTCCGGTAAATTCGCAATTTTCATATCCGGAGAACTCTTTGGCAAGTAAGACTGAGCCCCATGAATACGGGTGGGGCTTGATAAGGAACTTATATCCGTTGAATTCACC
The nucleotide sequence above comes from Candidatus Omnitrophota bacterium. Encoded proteins:
- a CDS encoding SDR family oxidoreductase; translated protein: MVRVKGRIMGKNRILITGGTGLLGKALIETGGDAKIGAAYIGAYNMQDGANVAYHKADICKKDEMRSLFDKARPQVVIHTAGAASVDYCERNYDVARNSNVFGTQVITELCREYGSEMAFISTNAVFDGKSAPYSEDDKPSPINKYGEMKLEGEKIVRESGLKHLIVRPILMYGWNNKNERSNPVTWLIQKLGRGEGVKMVNDVFENPLLNTSCAEIIWALIRSGKEGLYHIAGKDILNRYEFALLVADIFGLNRALISSVSSAAFKDLAPRPSNTSYNTAKIERELKIKLLTVKEGLELMKKSAQG